TACCCTTCTCATCACAACAAGCGGGGCATTGTGGGCTCAACAACAAACAACGAAAGAGAAATTTTCCCTCCCACCTTTACCTTACGAAACAAATGCCCTCGCACCCGTTATCAGTGAAACCACCATAAAACTACATCATGGTAAACATCTGAAAGCCTACATTGATAACCTGAATAAATTGATCGTGGGGACACCATTCGAGAACTGTGATCTTGAAACCATCGTCAAGAACTCCACCGGAGCGATATTTAACAACGCAGCACAAGCGCTGAACCATATTATCTATTTCAACTCGTTCTCTCCGAAAGCAGAACATACCCCGTCAGGAGCGCTGCTTGCTGCCATAGAAAAAGAATGGGGTTCATTCGATAATTTCAAAAAGGAGTTCTCGGCTGCCGTCACCTCGTTATTCGGGTCCGGATGGGTATGGCTCGCGAAGGACAAAAAAGGGAAACTATACATTTTCTCCGAGAGTAACGCCGGGAACCCAATTACCAAAGGTTACACTCCGATACTGGGGATCGATGTTTGGGAACATGCTTATTACCTTGATTACCAGAATCTCCGTCCGGAACACATCGAAAAAATATGGACAATTATTGACTGGAGAACCATCGGGGCCCGTTACAAATAGCCCGGAATATTTATATATAAAACCAATCATGACATTTTCACGAACAAACATCTATATTTGTAAGTTTTAAAAAAAGAACAAATAATGATAAACCCATTAGATATTATTCGTAAATATTACACGTTGGATTCCCTCGCCGGGCAATCCCTCCTCATACATAGCCAACTTGTTCGAGATAAAGCACAATCACTGGCTATCCGACATCCCGAAATGGATCTGGACATCCCCTTCATTCAAGAGGCTGCCATGCTCCACGACATCGGGATTTTTCTCACGAAGGCCCCGGACATCGGTTGTTTCGGAGAACATCCCTACATCTGCCACGGTTATCTGGGAGCCGATCTACTCCGCGAAGAAGGCCTTCCCCGTCATGCCCTAGTATGTGAACGACACACGGGGGCCGGCATATCACTTGAAATGATCAAGAAAAATCATTTACCTTTACCCCAACGGGATATGCTCCCCGTTACTCTTGAAGAAAAACTAATCGCTTTTGCCGATAAGTTTTATTCGAAAACCAATTTAACCCGGGAAAAGAAACTAGGCAAAATCCGGGCAGAAATGGCTTTTTATGGGGAAGAAACAGTCGCCCGTTTCGAAGAATGGTGTGAACTTTTTCTTTAAATATAATCTAATTTTTACAACTTTCACCCGTTTCATCACGTATTTTACTCGTAATTTAAATACGTGATGCGGTTATGGAAAATTTAAACAACTGGATTATAGCAACCAATGATTTTATTTGGACCTATATATTAATAGCCCTGCTAATCTGTATCGGGGTCTACTTTACCTTCAAGAGTAAATTCGTACAATTCCGGAATATCCGGGAAATGTTCCGGCTGCTTGGCGACGGAATAGCAAGCGGGAACCACAAGAACTCGGTTTCTTCTTTTCAAGCATTTTGCATTGCAACCGCTTCGCGGGTAGGCACAGGTAACCTGGCGGGTGTGGCAACAGCCCTAGCCCTGGGAGGACCGGGAGCCATATTCTGGATGTGGCTTATAGCGCTTATCGGTTCTGCCTCTGCCTTCATCGAATCCACGTTAGCCCAAATATATAAAGTTAAAGGAGAACGCTCGTTCATCGGGGGCCCCGCCTTTTACATGGAAAAAGGTTTAAAGAAACGATGGTTAGGCATTCTTTTCGCTGTCATCATTACTATTACCTTCGGACTTGTATTCAACTCGGTACAAGCAAATACCGTTACCTTGGCATTTCATGAAGTCTTTGGGACAAACCGTGTCTGGCTGGGAATCATTCTAACCCTGTTTACCCTACTGGTCATATTCGGTGGAATACACCGGATTGCCGTTATATCCGGAATCATCGTCCCCCTTATGGCTATTGCATACATTCTGCTTGCCGCTTTCATCCTATTCACGCACCTTGGAACATTACCCCATGTCATTGGTTCTATTTTCACGAACGCATTCGGATTCGAACAATTCGCGGGCGGGGGTTTAGGAGCCGTCATCATGCAAGGTGTCCGGCGAGGACTTTTCTCAAATGAAGCGGGTATGGGTTCCGCCCCGAACGCTGCCGCAACGGCAACAGTCTCCCACCCGGTGAAACAAGGATTAATCCAAGCCCTCAGTGTTTTCACCGACACGTTAATCATTTGTAGTTGTACGGCATTCATTATTCTACTTTCGGACGTTCCGCTAGATGGTTCGGTGAAAGGAATCCAACTGACACAAATGGCCCTGTCCCACCAGATCGGAAGCGTGGGAGGACAATTTATCGCTATTTGTATACTCCTTTTTGCCTTCAGTTCCATCGTGGGTAACTATTCATACTGTGAAACAAACTTATTTTTCATATCCAAGAATAAAACCTATTTACAACTTTACCGGATTATCGTGGGGGGAATGGTCATGTTCGGATCAATCGCCGCCCTGGATCTCGTCTGGAATATTGCCGATCTATTCATGGCAATCATGGCTATAACCAACCTGATCGCGATCGTATTACTGGGTAAAATCGCCTTGAAAGCATTACAGGACTACAACCGTCAACGTCGTATCAGCAAGAAAAATATCATATTCAAGTCCTCGTTCATACCGGAGTTAAAAGATTCCACGAGTGAATGGGAATAAAATGATTTTTTTTTTAACTTTGCAACAAACAGAAGGGATTGACACGATGATAGATTTATGTGTAATTTTCTCCTGCCGCTGTACTTTAAAACAGGAAAAAGGCAGCATTAAAAATAAAGAATAGTAGAGATATAAAAGATGAGATTTGACGAGCTGGAACTAGAGGATTCATTGTTGCAAGGATTAGATGCCATGAATTTTCAGGAAACAACCCCTATACAAGAATTAACAATCCCTGTTATCTTAGAGGGAAAAGATTTAATCGCCTGCGCACAAACAGGCACCGGAAAAACAGCCGCTTACACTCTTCCGATTTTAAATCGATTAATCAAAGAAGAGAACCGATCGGACACGGTAAAAGCTGTTATCATGGCTCCCACCCGGGAATTAGCCCAACAAATAGACGTACAATTCGAGGGATTTTCTTATTTTCTCCCCGTTTCGACGGTAGTCGTCTACGGGGGTGGTGACGGAAGTTTATGGGATCAACAGAAAAAAGCATTGCGTCTGGGAGCAGATGTTGCCATCGCAACACCGGGACGGTTGATCGCACATCTGCAACATAGCGATGTAGACCTTTCGCAAGTAAAATACTTTATCCTTGACGAGGCTGACCGGATGCTGGACATGGGATTTTTTGACGACATCATGCAAATCGTGAACAAACTGCCCAAAGACCGACAAACCATACTCTTCTCGGCTACGATGCCCCCGAAGATACGACAGCTAGCCCAAAATGTACTTCGAGACCCGGTAGAAATCAACGTGGCAGTATCCAAACCCAACGAAGCCATCATGCAAGCCGCTTACATCTGCCACGAAAGCCAGAAAATGGGTATCATCGAAGAACTTTTCAGCAAACCGGTCTTACACAAAACGCTAATCTTCGCCTCTTCCAAACAAAAAGTAAAAGACCTCGCCTTCACCTTAAAACGTAAAAAATTCAACGTGGCAGCCATGCATTCCGACTTGGAGCAGTCAGAGCGGGAATCTGTTATGATGGATTTTAAAAATAATAAAATAGATATACTCGTTGCCACCGACATCGTGTCCCGTGGTATAGATATTGATGAGATAGGATTGGTAATCAACTTTGATGTACCCCATGATCCGGAAGATTATATTCACCGTATCGGACGAACAGCGAGAGCCAGCGCGGAAGGTGTTGCCTTGACCTTTGTCTCCGGGGCAGAGCAAGGAAAGTTTTACCGCATAGAGCAGTTCATCGAAGAAACGATTTACAAGATACCACTCCCTGCTCACTTGGGATCGGCACCGGAATACAATCCGAAAGCATTCGAACATGGCTCGTCAAAAGGCAGGGGACGGAAACCTAGCGGCCGTTCTTTCGTAAAAAAGAAAAACCACGCCAAGCGAGAAGGAGGCTCAAACTAGATAAATAACCTTTTAAAACTAAACACTTATGATTCTAAATGCCGGAAATATATTACTTATTGGATCTATCCTATTATTTGTCAGTATCGTTGTCGGAAAAGCAGGTTTCCGTTTCGGAGTTCCCGCCTTACTCCTTTTCCTAGGAGTAGGAATGCTTTTCGGAACCGACGGTTTAGGAATAGAATTCAACAACCCGCAAACTGCTCAATTCATCGGAGTCATTGCATTAAGTATTATATTATTTTCCGGTGGTATGGATACAAGTGCGGCAGAGATCAAACCTGTTTTAGGACAAGGTATTGTTCTCGCCACA
The window above is part of the Butyricimonas paravirosa genome. Proteins encoded here:
- a CDS encoding DEAD/DEAH box helicase, whose translation is MRFDELELEDSLLQGLDAMNFQETTPIQELTIPVILEGKDLIACAQTGTGKTAAYTLPILNRLIKEENRSDTVKAVIMAPTRELAQQIDVQFEGFSYFLPVSTVVVYGGGDGSLWDQQKKALRLGADVAIATPGRLIAHLQHSDVDLSQVKYFILDEADRMLDMGFFDDIMQIVNKLPKDRQTILFSATMPPKIRQLAQNVLRDPVEINVAVSKPNEAIMQAAYICHESQKMGIIEELFSKPVLHKTLIFASSKQKVKDLAFTLKRKKFNVAAMHSDLEQSERESVMMDFKNNKIDILVATDIVSRGIDIDEIGLVINFDVPHDPEDYIHRIGRTARASAEGVALTFVSGAEQGKFYRIEQFIEETIYKIPLPAHLGSAPEYNPKAFEHGSSKGRGRKPSGRSFVKKKNHAKREGGSN
- a CDS encoding HD domain-containing protein is translated as MNPLDIIRKYYTLDSLAGQSLLIHSQLVRDKAQSLAIRHPEMDLDIPFIQEAAMLHDIGIFLTKAPDIGCFGEHPYICHGYLGADLLREEGLPRHALVCERHTGAGISLEMIKKNHLPLPQRDMLPVTLEEKLIAFADKFYSKTNLTREKKLGKIRAEMAFYGEETVARFEEWCELFL
- a CDS encoding alanine/glycine:cation symporter family protein encodes the protein MENLNNWIIATNDFIWTYILIALLICIGVYFTFKSKFVQFRNIREMFRLLGDGIASGNHKNSVSSFQAFCIATASRVGTGNLAGVATALALGGPGAIFWMWLIALIGSASAFIESTLAQIYKVKGERSFIGGPAFYMEKGLKKRWLGILFAVIITITFGLVFNSVQANTVTLAFHEVFGTNRVWLGIILTLFTLLVIFGGIHRIAVISGIIVPLMAIAYILLAAFILFTHLGTLPHVIGSIFTNAFGFEQFAGGGLGAVIMQGVRRGLFSNEAGMGSAPNAAATATVSHPVKQGLIQALSVFTDTLIICSCTAFIILLSDVPLDGSVKGIQLTQMALSHQIGSVGGQFIAICILLFAFSSIVGNYSYCETNLFFISKNKTYLQLYRIIVGGMVMFGSIAALDLVWNIADLFMAIMAITNLIAIVLLGKIALKALQDYNRQRRISKKNIIFKSSFIPELKDSTSEWE
- a CDS encoding superoxide dismutase; translated protein: MKTKQAFKRIWIVTLLITTSGALWAQQQTTKEKFSLPPLPYETNALAPVISETTIKLHHGKHLKAYIDNLNKLIVGTPFENCDLETIVKNSTGAIFNNAAQALNHIIYFNSFSPKAEHTPSGALLAAIEKEWGSFDNFKKEFSAAVTSLFGSGWVWLAKDKKGKLYIFSESNAGNPITKGYTPILGIDVWEHAYYLDYQNLRPEHIEKIWTIIDWRTIGARYK